Proteins encoded by one window of Esox lucius isolate fEsoLuc1 chromosome 4, fEsoLuc1.pri, whole genome shotgun sequence:
- the gpr151 gene encoding G-protein coupled receptor 151, translated as MDKHPGVNSTAANSSALDRLRPTSTGGGSYQHLDPGELRILVAVLLGLIFVLGLAGNLTAMCVLASNARRGKLSLINALILNLMFADGLVLAFALPFRAAAFSRPSWTLGWAVCKTCDWFLQSCMAVKSVTLAVMAKACYRYVSNPTKQVSIRLRSILLVMWFLWLSACSAPVPAWLFSSLRRESRGLMCVQVVPPEARDFMSVYIKAYPLGAYCAPLSFALLYFWRAYGRCQRRCSKTQNLRTQIRSRKLTLMLFSLTVAMTTLWLPQWVVWVWERHAAEREARGRERGQPFVVSSPPVLLSLSALLLTISLSLVNPLIVLSLSEEFRESYRGLWRRLTLRKHPPSKPKPGPHAPTAPHSPCPRPETSGQPRGGDGCLGLGPIPSQGTGADLQPQAEQVEGLREEEGESPRDGIVLLDVEQFWHERETGSMMEENDPIPWEHQGGVAAEARK; from the coding sequence ATGGATAAACATCCGGGGGTAAACTCAACAGCTGCCAACAGCTCGGCACTGGACCGTCTCCGTCCTACGTCCACTGGGGGGGGTTCCTACCAGCACCTGGATCCAGGTGAGCTGCGGATTCTGGTCGCTGTCCTCCTGGGGTTGATCTTCGTCCTGGGGCTGGCTGGAAATCTCACCGCCATGTGTGTCCTGGCCTCAAACGCTCGCCGGGGAAAACTCTCCCTCATCAACGCTCTCATTCTCAACCTGATGTTCGCCGATGGCCTCGTCCTAGCCTTCGCCCTGCCCTTTCGTGCCGCCGCCTTCTCCAGACCCAGCTGGACACTCGGTTGGGCGGTGTGCAAGACCTGCGATTGGTTCCTGCAGAGCTGCATGGCGGTGAAGAGCGTGACGCTGGCCGTGATGGCCAAGGCGTGTTACCGCTATGTCTCCAACCCCACCAAGCAGGTCAGCATCCGGCTCCGCTCCATCCTGTTGGTGATGTGGTTTCTCTGGCTGTCGGCCTGCTCCGCCCCCGTCCCCGCCTGGCTGTTTTCCTCGCTGCGGAGGGAGAGCCGGGGGCTGATGTGCGTGCAGGTTGTCCCCCCGGAGGCGCGGGACTTCATGTCGGTCTATATCAAGGCATACCCCCTGGGTGCGTACTGTGCCCCTTTGAGTTTTGCACTGCTGTATTTCTGGCGGGCCTACGGGCGGTGCCAGCGGCGCTGCAGCAAGACCCAGAATCTCAGGACGCAGATCCGCTCCAGGAAACTCACTCTGATGCTGTTCAGCCTGACCGTAGCCATGACCACCCTGTGGCTGCCCCAGTGGGTGGTCTGGGTGTGGGAGCGGCACGCCGCCGAGCGGGAGGCACGGGGGCGAGAGCGGGGTCAGCCCTTCGTCGTCTCCTCTCCCCCggtcctcctctccctttctgccCTGCTCCTCACCATCTCCCTTTCCCTGGTGAACCCCCTCATCGTTCTGTCTCTGTCGGAGGAATTCAGAGAGAGCTACAGGGGTCTGTGGAGACGCCTGACTCTTCGTAAACACCCACCGTCCAAGCCCAAACCAGGCCCTCACGCGCCCACCGCTCCCCATTCCCCCTGCCCACGTCCGGAGACCTCTGGCCAGCCCCGGGGAGGGGACGGGTGCTTGGGTCTAGGACCCATCCCAAGCCAGGGGACTGGTGCCGATCTCCAGCCCCAGGCGGAGCAGGTAGAAGGgttgagggaggaagagggagagagcccGAGGGACGGGATCGTGCTGCTGGATGTCGAGCAGTTCTGGCAcgaaagagagacagggtcCATGATGGAGGAGAACGATCCAATACCGTGGGAGCACCAGGGGGGAGTCGCAGCGGAGGCCCGGAAGTAG